A genomic region of Saccopteryx bilineata isolate mSacBil1 chromosome 1, mSacBil1_pri_phased_curated, whole genome shotgun sequence contains the following coding sequences:
- the IL15 gene encoding interleukin-15 isoform X1 has product MRISKPYLRSTSIQCYLCFLLNSHFLTEAGIHVFIFGCISAGLPKTEANWPYVLSDLKRLEVLIQSTHIDATLYTESDIQPNCSITAMKCFLLELHVICQESNDMDIRDTVQNLIILANSNLSSNGNITETGCKECEELEEKNVKEFLQSFKQIVQFFYSSGRQ; this is encoded by the exons AAACCATATTTGAGAAGTACGTCCATCCAGTgctatttgtgttttcttctgaACAGTCATTTTTTAACCGAGGCTGGCATTCATGTCTTCATTTTCGG CTGCATCAGTGCAGGTCTTCCTAAAACAGAGGCAAACTGGCCTTACGTACTAAGTGATTTGAAAAGGCTTGAAGTTCTTATTCAA TCTACACATATTGATGCCACTTTATATACTGAAAGTGATATTCAA CCCAATTGCAGCATCACAGCGATGAAGTGCTTCCTCCTAGAGTTGCACGTTATTTGTCAGGAGTCGAATGACATGGACATTAGAGACACAGTTCAAAACCTTATCATCCTAGCAAACAGCAACTTGTCTTCTAATGGG aATATAACAGAAACGGGATGCAAAGAATGTGAGGagctggaggaaaaaaatgttaaagaattcTTACAGAGTTTTAAACAGATC
- the IL15 gene encoding interleukin-15 isoform X2 yields the protein MRISKPYLRSTSIQCYLCFLLNSHFLTEAGIHVFIFGCISAGLPKTEANWPYVLSDLKRLEVLIQPNCSITAMKCFLLELHVICQESNDMDIRDTVQNLIILANSNLSSNGNITETGCKECEELEEKNVKEFLQSFKQIVQFFYSSGRQ from the exons AAACCATATTTGAGAAGTACGTCCATCCAGTgctatttgtgttttcttctgaACAGTCATTTTTTAACCGAGGCTGGCATTCATGTCTTCATTTTCGG CTGCATCAGTGCAGGTCTTCCTAAAACAGAGGCAAACTGGCCTTACGTACTAAGTGATTTGAAAAGGCTTGAAGTTCTTATTCAA CCCAATTGCAGCATCACAGCGATGAAGTGCTTCCTCCTAGAGTTGCACGTTATTTGTCAGGAGTCGAATGACATGGACATTAGAGACACAGTTCAAAACCTTATCATCCTAGCAAACAGCAACTTGTCTTCTAATGGG aATATAACAGAAACGGGATGCAAAGAATGTGAGGagctggaggaaaaaaatgttaaagaattcTTACAGAGTTTTAAACAGATC